Genomic segment of Ruegeria sp. TM1040:
ATTGCCCCGATCCATCATGTGTCTACCGTGGTGTTGGGCTGGTAGCGAACTTTGACACCCGTGGCGACAGAAAAGACCGCTTCCAAGGTGGTGTCCCAGAAAGACAAATCAACCGGATCTGACATCAGGCATCTGATTATAGCCCTGCGAGCGGCTTCAAAGGCTTGCTTGGACGCTGTTTGAGTGATCGCAGTGCTGGAAACAATCTTGATGGTGTTCAGATCCACCAGTCCATCTTGTCCCACATGGAATTCCACGGTTGTCGTGGCTCTGGCCGCGTCGTCGCTCAGCGCCTCGTCGTTCCAGCAGAGTGAAACATCGCTACCAAGTTCATCTAGTTTGGGCGCGCCTAGCGCGTTCGATGGGGCAAAACCAATAGCACCCACGGTAGCTACCGCAATTAGAATTTTCCGCATCCAATAATCTCCTGCCCGCGCCGCATCCGCGACGAGGGTCAAACTCAGTGAGGCCTAAATGACCGACTTTGCACGTCTCGGCATTGCTGTCGATAGCCAACCAGTGGTTCGCGCCCGCGATGAGCTGGGCCGGTTTGTGCGCGCGGGTAGGACTGCTTCGGAGGCGGCAGACCGTCTTGAGCACTCCACCGGCCGTGCGCGCGATGAGTTCGGACGCTTCGTCAAGGGCGGCAACGCAGCCGCTGGCGCTGCCACAGGCCTCTCGGCTGCTTTACGGAAAACCGTAATCCAGATGGGGGCCGTTGTCGGGATCGCGCAGAGTGCTCGCGCAGTTGGCGGCGCAGCTGAGAGCTACACAAAGATGACCAACAGCCTTCGAGCAATGGGCATTGAGGCAGGACAGGCTGCTGGTGTGTTGCAGTCAATTGCAGATGTTGCCAACCGGACCCGCGCGCCGTTGGATGCAACAGCCCAGCTGTATCAGAGGATCAGCATTGCCGGTAGAGACCTCGGTGCGTCACAAGCAGAGGTACTGCGTTTCACGGAGAATGTCGGACTTGCTCTTGCGCAGACAGGCACGTCTTCGCAGGAAGCATCCGGTGCACTGCTCCAACTCTCTCAAGCCATGGCTGGAGGAACGGTTCGCGCGGAGGAATTCAACAGCATTCTGGAAGGCGCGTTCCCGATCGCACAGGCGGCGGCCAATGCCATTGACGGCGCAGCCGGTTCGGTAGGAAAGCTGCGCCAGATGGTCGTTGAAGGTGAGATTTCCAGCCGGGAATTCTTCGAAGCGATCCTTAGCCAGACTGACGCACTCGAAGCGGCCTTCGAGCAGACAGTTCCGACAATCTCGCAAGCGTTTGGCGTCTTGGGGAACAATTTCACCATGTTCATCGGACAGATGGATGCTGCGACGGGCGCATCCGGTGTTGTCGCAGAGGCCATCCTTATGGTGGCCGATAACCTGAACACTGTTGCTGGCATTGCTGTTTCTGCAGGAGTAGCAGTGGCGACCGCTTATGCTCCCGCCATCTGGGGGGCGGTCAAAGCTACAGGCGCTTGGGTGGCATCGCTGGTCACACTTCGGGGGGCCTTGCTCGCGACCGGTGTCGGTGCGCTCGTGGTGGGAGCTGGCGTGCTGATTGGAAAATTCCTCGACCTTGTGCGGGCGACAGGAGGCTGGGGCAACGCGCTCGAGATTCTAGGCGATGTGGCTTCCGGCGTCTGGGATGGCATCAAGACCAGCGCGAGCGCTATTGTTCCGGCGCTTGGGGCGCTATGGGCTGACATGCACGCCCGCTTTGTCCGCGTGCTGCAAGACATGTCTCTAGCTTGGGGAAACTTCCTCTGGAGCTTGGGCGCCCGCCTAGATGGTGTGCCGTTCTTCGAGAGCGTGGCGCAGGGGCTAAAGAACGCCTCCGACAGCGCGATTGACAGCATGATCGAGCTTGATGCGAAGGCGAGCGGCCTCGAGGGAACTGCGATCCGGCTTCGAAAAGAGGCGTCAGGCCTTGTGTCTGAGGGCTTCGATAAAGCGGCGGAGGCGGCAGGCAAGCTGCGCGCTCAGCTCGAGGGCACTGCGGGCGCCACCGACACGGGCGCGGACGCGGCCGGCGAGTTGAACGACGCACTTCGCGAGCTCGAAAAGGGTGGCGCGAAGGCAGGGAGGGGGCTCGAACGAGTCAAGTCCGAGGCCGAGGCCTTTGCTGAGGCTATGGAAGACGCAGCCTTTACCACCGAAGACTTCGGGAAGGATAAGGCCGGAATACTCATCGGCGGTATCGACGGGATTTCCGGCGCCTGGGGTGATTTCGTCTCGCGCGGCTTTTCCGACTTCAAGGGCTTTGTCAAAAACGTCCTGAGCAGCTTCGCGGGCATGCTATCGCAGATGATTGCTATGTCGGCGAGAAACCGCATCATGATCGGTCTTGGATTTGGTGGTGTTTCAGGCGGGGTTGCTCAGGCCGCAGCCGAGGGCGGTAGTGGCCTGCTTGGCAACGTCCTCGGTTTGGGCAGTGGTGGTGCATTTAGCGGTGCAGTGAGTGGAATTTCCTCGGGCCTTGGCGGCGTGCTTTCAGGTGGTGGCCTTGGGTCCAGTTTTGCGAACCTTGGTGGTCTGGTGACCGGTTCTGTGGGCGGCTGGGGCGCAGTGGGCGCGGCGCTGCCCGCTCTGGGCGCTGTCGCCGCAGCGGTGAGCTTCTTCACCACCAAAACCAAGCACCTGGATAACGGCCTTCGCGTGACCGCCGATAATATGGGCACCTTGGTTGAAGAGTTCGACAAGGTGCAGAAGTCCCGCTTCTGGGGGCTCTCCAAAAAGGTCAGCCTCACCTTTGAGGAGGCCGATGAGGCTACGGCTGCGCCCATCCGCAAGTCCATTGAAGACATCACCACCTCAATTGGCGCTGCCGGTGCGCGGCTTGGTCTCACTGCTGATAATTTCTCAAGCTGGTCCACGCAGATCCAGGTAAGCCTCAAGGGGCTGGATGAGGCGGCGCGGAATGCTGAGATCCAGCGCATCTTCGATACCGTCGCCGATCAGTTCTCCTACGCGGCGTTGGGGTCGTTCAATGAGGCCATGGGTGGCAGGCTGATCCGCGAAGGCGAGGACGCCGCGGCCACGCTGGATGCGCTTGTGTCCTCGATCACCTCGGCCAATCAGGCCATGGATCTGCTAAATGGGGCGATGTTTGAGACTTCGGTCTACGGCGCAGATATGGCGCGGCAACTGATCGATGCAGCGGGTGGCCTTGATACCTTCAATGCTTCTGTGAACAGCTACTTCACCAGCTTCTATAGCCAAGAAGAGCAGCTGGCGTCGCGCACAGGCTTGTTGGCAGATCAATTCGAGGCCTTGAATGTCGCCATGCCGGCCACCAAAGAGGCCTTCCGCGATCTGGTCGAGGCGCAGGATCTCAGCACAGAAGAGGGCAGGGCGCTATATGCTGGTTTGCTTAATCTGTCCGGTGAGTTCGCCAATCTGAGCCAGCTTTCGGAAGAGCTGTACGGCTCTGCTTCGCTTGCTGCCAGCGGCATCTCTGCGCTGGTGCGCTCCTTCTCCAGTGACGTCTTGGGGGCGGAGGATGAACTCGCTGATGCGCAGGCCACAGCACTGGTCGAGTACAACAACGTGATGCGGATCATGGATCTGCAGATCCGATCGGCACAAAGCGCGCGTGACTCGATCAAAGGCATCTTCGATATCCTCTCGGACGGGCTGGACGCCCGCACACCGCTTGAGCTTGAGGCGCAGCGCCTGCAGCGCGAACGGCTGAAGGCGGAGCTTTCTGCCGGGATCGATGACCCACAGCGGCTGAGAGAGGTCGTGCAGGGCTTGAACGCGCCCGCAGAGCAGTTCTTCAGCACATACGCGGACTTCGCCTATGATTACGCCAGAACAAGCGCCCTCATGGATGAGCAGAAGGGCATCGCAGAGGAACAGCTTACAGAGGCAGAGCAGCAACTCCGGGCACTGGAAAACCAGAAGCGGGCGGTCGAGGAACTCTATGGGCCACTGCTCGGGATCGACCAGAACACCGACAACCTGGAAGAGGCCATGGAGCGCTTGGAGACTGCCATGCTTGGCGTCGAGGCGGCCATGCTGCGTGTTGAGGACTCGATGTATGCGCTTGCTCAGGCCCTGCTTTCTGCAGTCTCGGGCATAGGGGGTACGGGCGGACTGATGGGGATGGGCCGGGA
This window contains:
- a CDS encoding tape measure protein is translated as MTDFARLGIAVDSQPVVRARDELGRFVRAGRTASEAADRLEHSTGRARDEFGRFVKGGNAAAGAATGLSAALRKTVIQMGAVVGIAQSARAVGGAAESYTKMTNSLRAMGIEAGQAAGVLQSIADVANRTRAPLDATAQLYQRISIAGRDLGASQAEVLRFTENVGLALAQTGTSSQEASGALLQLSQAMAGGTVRAEEFNSILEGAFPIAQAAANAIDGAAGSVGKLRQMVVEGEISSREFFEAILSQTDALEAAFEQTVPTISQAFGVLGNNFTMFIGQMDAATGASGVVAEAILMVADNLNTVAGIAVSAGVAVATAYAPAIWGAVKATGAWVASLVTLRGALLATGVGALVVGAGVLIGKFLDLVRATGGWGNALEILGDVASGVWDGIKTSASAIVPALGALWADMHARFVRVLQDMSLAWGNFLWSLGARLDGVPFFESVAQGLKNASDSAIDSMIELDAKASGLEGTAIRLRKEASGLVSEGFDKAAEAAGKLRAQLEGTAGATDTGADAAGELNDALRELEKGGAKAGRGLERVKSEAEAFAEAMEDAAFTTEDFGKDKAGILIGGIDGISGAWGDFVSRGFSDFKGFVKNVLSSFAGMLSQMIAMSARNRIMIGLGFGGVSGGVAQAAAEGGSGLLGNVLGLGSGGAFSGAVSGISSGLGGVLSGGGLGSSFANLGGLVTGSVGGWGAVGAALPALGAVAAAVSFFTTKTKHLDNGLRVTADNMGTLVEEFDKVQKSRFWGLSKKVSLTFEEADEATAAPIRKSIEDITTSIGAAGARLGLTADNFSSWSTQIQVSLKGLDEAARNAEIQRIFDTVADQFSYAALGSFNEAMGGRLIREGEDAAATLDALVSSITSANQAMDLLNGAMFETSVYGADMARQLIDAAGGLDTFNASVNSYFTSFYSQEEQLASRTGLLADQFEALNVAMPATKEAFRDLVEAQDLSTEEGRALYAGLLNLSGEFANLSQLSEELYGSASLAASGISALVRSFSSDVLGAEDELADAQATALVEYNNVMRIMDLQIRSAQSARDSIKGIFDILSDGLDARTPLELEAQRLQRERLKAELSAGIDDPQRLREVVQGLNAPAEQFFSTYADFAYDYARTSALMDEQKGIAEEQLTEAEQQLRALENQKRAVEELYGPLLGIDQNTDNLEEAMERLETAMLGVEAAMLRVEDSMYALAQALLSAVSGIGGTGGLMGMGRDAFDQFSFDRTNGILSDQGAGVLDGVAAQINGLYQDVFGRNVDVAGLDFYGDLLQSGQVKAGRIQYDLMTSGEAQTGVTPGFGNIGSAAQPVDPVEALYGSMLGRAADPAGVEFWKSTGLQGEALISAFRDGALAAGDTPSFDGGGYTGSGPRVGGLDGKGGFLAMLHPRETVIDHTRANRSGGQAEVDSSAVVQELRKIGDRLAVLESHARATTYNTGKSMRTHTKWDRDGVPKERT